A single genomic interval of Candidatus Nezhaarchaeota archaeon harbors:
- a CDS encoding MFS transporter, whose translation MKVHYAWVIVLLGFLTVLGAHGFGRFAYSLVLTDMMQELRLDESQMGLIATFNFIGYLALATIGGALASRYGSRRVISLSALVMGVAMILTGLSKSFGEVALWRFVTGVGNGGAYLPAMALPSVWFAFRMRGRATGLVSAGIGAGFAIAGFLVPAVLSIHQELGWRYAWFYMGSALLAIFAIDLALVRNRPEDVGLAPLGAEGGGLSHSSSSAGSLAWGTVYR comes from the coding sequence ATGAAGGTCCACTACGCCTGGGTAATAGTCCTGCTCGGCTTCTTAACAGTCCTCGGGGCCCACGGGTTCGGCAGGTTCGCCTACTCACTCGTCCTCACCGACATGATGCAGGAGCTGAGGCTAGACGAGTCGCAGATGGGCCTCATAGCCACCTTCAACTTCATCGGCTACCTAGCCCTAGCTACCATCGGGGGGGCCCTAGCTAGTAGGTACGGGTCGAGGAGGGTGATCTCGCTATCGGCGCTGGTCATGGGCGTAGCCATGATCCTCACGGGCCTCTCTAAGAGCTTCGGGGAGGTGGCGCTATGGAGGTTCGTGACGGGGGTGGGGAACGGCGGAGCCTACCTACCAGCCATGGCGCTGCCCTCCGTATGGTTCGCCTTCAGAATGAGGGGGAGGGCGACGGGCCTAGTCTCAGCCGGCATAGGGGCGGGCTTCGCCATAGCCGGCTTCCTAGTCCCAGCGGTGCTATCCATCCACCAAGAACTAGGGTGGAGGTACGCGTGGTTCTACATGGGGTCCGCCCTGCTAGCCATATTCGCCATAGACCTAGCCCTAGTGAGAAACAGGCCTGAGGACGTAGGGCTAGCTCCGCTAGGGGCGGAGGGGGGCGGCTTAAGCCATAGCTCAAGCTCAGCGGGCAGCTTAGCGTGGGGGACGGTGTATAGG